In the Bacteroidota bacterium genome, GGAAATAATCTATTTCACTTCTGAAAGGAATATCTGTTTCAACTCGATGATCACCAGTGATGATAAAAATAGTATTATCATAATCACTGCGTTTCTTATAAGTTTCGAAAAATTGTTTTATTGCATCATCAGTAAATAAGGCTGCCGAAATGAAATCCTTATTTACCTTATTGTATATTTTATCAAAATCGGGATTGGTTGATTCCAGCCTGCTTTTCAGAAATTCGTAATTGTAATATTGTTTGGTACACAAATCAAAAGGACTGTGAAGAGATAAAGTGATATAAAGATTTAAATATGGATTCTTGTTTTTAATCGTATCAAGTATCTCAAAAGACTGACTGAATAAATCTTTATCGTTATAACCCCATGAAAAGCTAATCCCTCCTGGTTTTTTATATTTTGAATTGAATTTTGTTCCATCAAGAATGCAATCCAATCCAATTTCATTCATGTATAATCCGATCTGGTCAAAATAAAGTCCTCCACCATAAAATGATCTTGTTGCATATCCATTCTGCTGAAGAAGATTAATTAACGAAAAGTGTTTTGGATAATGATGTTGATCTGGAAAATCCTGATCGATATTGATTAGTCCACGAGAATCAGTTCCGTAAGGTGCAGACGCAAGAATATTGGGCAACGATCCATAAGAATGCTCGGCATTGCTTAAAAAATGATTCCAATAAAGGCTTTGTTTTGAAAGCGAATCGAGAAAAGGTGTAAAGTGACCTATGTATGTATTGTCGCCGCAAAACGATCCAGATAATCCTTCCACAATAAGTAAAACAACATTTGGTTTATTACCCGTTTTTTTAAAAAAGCCCCCTAATGCATTCGGGTAGCTGTCCTTATGCAATAAGGGGTATTCCTCAGAAGTAAAAGAGAAGTTTGGATTTAATTTATGGTAAAGATCAATTTGTTGGTTTATTTCCTGAGTTGACAAATCATTTTCTTGTTTCTCATTATATAAATAATCAGCAACCGATTTTGCAAAATAAATTCCTTTATTGTTTCCAATATAGTAATCAAAATAACTGTCGAAATGTTTAATTGATTTATAATAATGATTGCGATTCCATAAAAGCATGATAAAAATTCCTGAATAGATGATCAGGGAAATCTTTTGATTCCTTGGGGAAAAATTAATCTTGGGTAATTTGAACAGACAAATCCATGACGCAAAGCCAAGTATTGCAAAATACATCAACCACAATCCTATTCTTCCGAAAGTAAATTCAGATGCCGCAATCTTGAATGATTCAGAAAATGAGAATTCCAATAAAACATTTGATAACGGAACTCCGTTTGAAAGGAAAAAATGAGTGAATGCGATTTGAATAAATGTCAATAGTAAAATGGTAAAAGAATATACTCGAAAAGCAAATCGCTGACTAATGTAATTAATGAAAACAAAAGGCAAAAAGAGAAATGAAAGACTGAACGCAAAAAAAGAATCGAAATTTATTCCTGATGCGATTGCCCACATTGAAGGAAGAACATGACCAGAGAAGAACAGGAATAAATATTCATATACCCTGAGTGATATTAGAATTGCAAGGAATGCAACAAAAAAAATAAAGTGAGTTACAATGTTTTTTCGCACATGGATGGGAATTGATCTTTTAAATCTAAAGGAAAAAACAATTATTTGAACAGAAACATCGCCTGAATTCTATTTCATACTTATCAGAGGGAATTATTAATTGAAATGAATCCAAAGGCCAGAATTCATCGTGTTCATGGATAAAAACCAATTTGTACTTCCCAATAATTCCCTTATAATCCGGATAAGTGTCCTTTCTTCTGCAGGAAGAAAAGCACATTAGAAAAACTATCAGATATAAAAGTGTTCGCATTATTTCTCAATTATTATTTTTTTACGCTCTATCATTTCCCCTGCTGTTAAGGTCACAAAATACACTCCGCTCGCTAAGGAAGATACGTCAATTGATTGTGTTCCGTTTTTTTTCTGTTCAGAAAAAACTACTTCGCCTGACAAATTTGCGATTTGAATATTGTAATTGCATGACGCGCATTCGGGAGTAACAATAATTGTATTCTGCGCCGGTATTGGATAAACTTTAAACTCACCGGCGCTGTTTTCGCTTATAGCTGATGCATCAGCAGAAGTTGTCTCAAGAATTTGAGCAGAAGAAGTCCTGACGAATGTACTTCCGTATGGATAAATTTTGAACGCAAGAATAGGCCTGATGGGAGTAGCGGTAACAACAAGCGCTGGATACTCCAATACAAGATCTCCATCGAGCTGGCTGTATTTATTGTCAGTTTCAATAGTATT is a window encoding:
- a CDS encoding LTA synthase family protein; amino-acid sequence: MWAIASGINFDSFFAFSLSFLFLPFVFINYISQRFAFRVYSFTILLLTFIQIAFTHFFLSNGVPLSNVLLEFSFSESFKIAASEFTFGRIGLWLMYFAILGFASWICLFKLPKINFSPRNQKISLIIYSGIFIMLLWNRNHYYKSIKHFDSYFDYYIGNNKGIYFAKSVADYLYNEKQENDLSTQEINQQIDLYHKLNPNFSFTSEEYPLLHKDSYPNALGGFFKKTGNKPNVVLLIVEGLSGSFCGDNTYIGHFTPFLDSLSKQSLYWNHFLSNAEHSYGSLPNILASAPYGTDSRGLINIDQDFPDQHHYPKHFSLINLLQQNGYATRSFYGGGLYFDQIGLYMNEIGLDCILDGTKFNSKYKKPGGISFSWGYNDKDLFSQSFEILDTIKNKNPYLNLYITLSLHSPFDLCTKQYYNYEFLKSRLESTNPDFDKIYNKVNKDFISAALFTDDAIKQFFETYKKRSDYDNTIFIITGDHRVETDIPFRSEIDYFHVPLIIYSPLLATKSEFQGVSGHIDILPSLIELFKSNYNMQFNYQQHWMGMGLDTSLTFRNDRSFSLSLFSSTYPNFLHNDYLISSDHVSKIDENFNATSVTDPKIIDSMQAIVKTYRILNKYVCKKDKICRYK